Proteins encoded within one genomic window of Diceros bicornis minor isolate mBicDic1 chromosome X, mDicBic1.mat.cur, whole genome shotgun sequence:
- the FANCB gene encoding Fanconi anemia group B protein isoform X1, giving the protein MTSKQAMSSNEEERLLCYNGEVLVFRLSKGNFADKGPAKIPILHVRRMVFDRGTRAFVQKSTGFFSIKEENSDLKIVCCGCVSDFRNGINLPHIVIQCNKKNNVFKYLLLFLHSTNTFEKRLSFQLGHELLDGVRVLNGPLILWRYDKTFFYISSKTHQVVTVSVNFSSIEWAGEIENLGMVLLGPRRCSSNQKPSKSDYAFRNTKFGVYSLENEEVISDTYIIPPAYSSVLTCVHVYATEMVNNQLRMSLIALTQKNQLISFRNGTPESVCQLPFGDPCAVQLMDSGGGGFLFVVSFRSNDACAVWKKNFQVAAKWEKVSLVLIDDFIGIGTEQVLLLFKDSLNSDCLSSFKITDLDNIDYSTETLDCNEDDLFEEIQENRYLVIPPLERRLKPVVGGEMGRPGPRRNLCTCTGMFTAAFFVILHKGTYPRGLSAGEWKSKLVDFISIQELQRHLLLKEKMISKSYKALINLVQGKDGSTSSAEEECLVTLCGKEENPVHTLDEKLSDNFQDSEQLVEKIWYRVIDDSLVVGVKITSSLKLSLNQVTLSLLMDQAHSSSFQLIKCQNRVIKLSRDSVPAPSSVPYERGSEAKRIKLTGHSEEEEEEIFVCKQPSEKECVQIITAITSLSPLLAFNNFYCIVLLQIRKRKSGNYFEDHYIPCGRLFISLEDLSSGKYLVKLPKKKTIEHVEDLFALLTALRKTCFQITSPNCALTSMKVWLLERMNCEVIKEFPEICFCKTPGSFCGTLFNWKQRTPFEGILVVYSRNQTVLFQCLHNLIRVLPVNCFFKNLKLGSEDLLIDHLALSLEQELVTLGSLSSAFVKVENNFVQRCEASKEKSSDVVTALSDRKEIIHTYRKELQREKKEALGTNLKVSGALYREMTLKLAEVQLKSDLAAQKLSGL; this is encoded by the exons ATGACTAGCAAACAAGCAATGTCATCTAACGAAGAAGAAAGGCTCTTGTGTTATAATGGGGAAGTCCTTGTTTTTCGATTGTCTAAAGGAAATTTTGCAGATAAAGGACCTGCAAAAATACCCATATTACATGTCAGAAGAATGGTATTTGACAGAGGTACAAGAGCATTTGTTCAGAAATCCACTGGATTCTTTAgcataaaagaagaaaactctgaTTTAAAAATTGTGTGTTGCGGCTGTGTGTCAGATTTCAGAAATGGAATTAACCTCCCTCATATTGTGATACAATGTAATAAAAAGAATAacgttttcaaatatcttctacTATTTCTTCACAGTACCAATACATTTGAAAAGCGTTTGAGTTTTCAACTAGGCCACGAGTTGCTGGATGGTGTAAGGGTCCTTAATGGCCCTTTAATTTTATGGAGATATGACAAAACATTCTTCTATATCTCTTCCAAAACACACCAAGTTGTTACTGTGTCTGTTAACTTTTCCTCTATTGAGTGGGCAGGGGAAATTGAAAatctaggtatggttttattagGACCAAGGAGATGTTCTTCAAACCAAAAGCCTTCAAAATCAGATTATGCATTTCGGAATACCAAGTTTGGTGTATACTCCCTTGAAAACGAAGAAGTAATAAGTGATACATACATTATCCCTCCTGCTTATAGCAGTGTGTTAACttgtgtgcatgtatatgcaACTGAGATGGTCAACAACCAGTTAAGAATGTCTCTGATTGCCCTTACTCAAAAGAATCAGCTGATTTCATTCCGAAATGGGACTCCTGAAAGTGTGTGCCAGCTTCCATTTGGAGATCCTTGTGCAGTTCAACTGATGgattcaggtggaggaggctTCCTTTTCGTTGTATCCTTTAGGTCCAATGATGCATGTGCTGTTTGGAAAAAGAACTTTCAG GTTGCTGCTAAGTGGGAAAAAGTTAGCTTAGTACTGATAGATGACTTTATTGGAATTGGAACTGAACAAGTACTGCTACTTTTTAAGGACTCCTTGAATTCAGATTGTCTGAGTTCATTTAAAATAACAGATCTGGACAACATAGACTATTCA actGAAACACTAGATTGCAATGAAGATGACTTGTTCGAAGAAATACAAGAGAATCGTTATTTGGTGATCCCACCTCTGGAAAGAAGATTGAAA CCAGTTGtcggaggggaaatggggagaccaGGACCTCGGAGAAACTTGTGCACATGTacaggaatgttcacagcagcattcttTGTAATACTCCACAAAGGGACGTACCCCAGAGGTCTCTCAGCAGGAGAATGGAAAAGTAAATTG GTTGATTTCATTTCTATTCAGGAATTACAGCGGCATCTCTTGCTTAAGgaaaaaatgatttcaaaatctTACAAAGCTTTAATAAACCTggttcaagggaaagatggtagtACATCAAGTGCAGAGGAG GAATGTCTTGTTACTCTTTGTggtaaagaagaaaatcctgtccATACCTTGGATGAAAAGTTATCAGACAATTTTCAAGATTCGGAACAGCTAGTAGAGAAGATATGGTATCGTGTAATAGATGATAGCTTGGTTGTTGGAGTGAAAATCACATCTTCTTTGAAGTT GTCCCTGAATCAGGTGACTTTATCGCTGTTAATGGATCAAGCCCATAGCTCCAGCTTTCAGCTTATTAAGTGTCAAAATAGGGTGATCAAGTTGAGTAGGGATTCCGTCCCAGCACCAAGCTCAGTGCCGTATGAAAGAGGATCAGAGGCAAAAAGGATCAAGTTGACTGGTCAtagtgaggaagaggaagaggaaatctTTGTTTGCAAGCAACCATCTGAGAAAGAGTGTGTACAGATAATTACTGCTATAACATCTCTTTCACCACTTCTagcattcaataatttttattgtattgtgCTGCTACAAATCAGGAAGAGAAAAAGTGGTAACTATTTTGAAGATCATTATATTCCGTGTGGTAGACTTTTTATAAGTCTAGAAGATCTTTCAAGTGGGAAATACCTAGTGAAATTGCCAAAGAAGAAAACTATCG AACACGTGGAAGATCTCTTTGCGCTTCTCACAGCATTGCGCAAAACTTGTTTTCAAATCACATCACCCAACTGTGCCCTGACTTCAATGAAGGTGTGGCTCTTAGAACGCATGAACTGTGAAGTAATCAAAGAATTTCCAGAAATATGCTTTTGTAAAACGCCAGGAAGTTTCTGTGGGACACTCTTCAATTGGAAACAGAGAACACCTTTTGAAGGGATTTTAGTAGTCTATTCCAG GAATCAAACAGTTTTGTTCCAGTGCCTTCATAATCTCATCAGAGTTCTCCCTGTAAACTGTTTCTTCAAAAATCTAAAATTAGGAAGTGAAGATTTGCTAATTGATCATTTGGCATTAAGTTTGGAGCAGGAATTGGTTACCCTTggttctctttcttctgccttcGTTAAAGTTGAAAACAACTTCGTGCAGAGGTGTGAAGCAAGCAAAGAAAAGAGTAGTGATGTTGTGACTGCTTTATCAGACAGAAAGGAAATCATCCATACCTACAGAAAAGAActtcagagagaaaagaaggaagcatTAGGGACGAACCTAAAAGTGAGTGGTGCCCTTTACAGAGAAATGACTTTGAAATTAGCTGAGGTTCAGCTGAAATCAGACCTTGCTGCACAGAAACTGAGTGGTTTATAA
- the FANCB gene encoding Fanconi anemia group B protein isoform X2 encodes MTSKQAMSSNEEERLLCYNGEVLVFRLSKGNFADKGPAKIPILHVRRMVFDRGTRAFVQKSTGFFSIKEENSDLKIVCCGCVSDFRNGINLPHIVIQCNKKNNVFKYLLLFLHSTNTFEKRLSFQLGHELLDGVRVLNGPLILWRYDKTFFYISSKTHQVVTVSVNFSSIEWAGEIENLGMVLLGPRRCSSNQKPSKSDYAFRNTKFGVYSLENEEVISDTYIIPPAYSSVLTCVHVYATEMVNNQLRMSLIALTQKNQLISFRNGTPESVCQLPFGDPCAVQLMDSGGGGFLFVVSFRSNDACAVWKKNFQVAAKWEKVSLVLIDDFIGIGTEQVLLLFKDSLNSDCLSSFKITDLDNIDYSTETLDCNEDDLFEEIQENRYLVIPPLERRLKVDFISIQELQRHLLLKEKMISKSYKALINLVQGKDGSTSSAEEECLVTLCGKEENPVHTLDEKLSDNFQDSEQLVEKIWYRVIDDSLVVGVKITSSLKLSLNQVTLSLLMDQAHSSSFQLIKCQNRVIKLSRDSVPAPSSVPYERGSEAKRIKLTGHSEEEEEEIFVCKQPSEKECVQIITAITSLSPLLAFNNFYCIVLLQIRKRKSGNYFEDHYIPCGRLFISLEDLSSGKYLVKLPKKKTIEHVEDLFALLTALRKTCFQITSPNCALTSMKVWLLERMNCEVIKEFPEICFCKTPGSFCGTLFNWKQRTPFEGILVVYSRNQTVLFQCLHNLIRVLPVNCFFKNLKLGSEDLLIDHLALSLEQELVTLGSLSSAFVKVENNFVQRCEASKEKSSDVVTALSDRKEIIHTYRKELQREKKEALGTNLKVSGALYREMTLKLAEVQLKSDLAAQKLSGL; translated from the exons ATGACTAGCAAACAAGCAATGTCATCTAACGAAGAAGAAAGGCTCTTGTGTTATAATGGGGAAGTCCTTGTTTTTCGATTGTCTAAAGGAAATTTTGCAGATAAAGGACCTGCAAAAATACCCATATTACATGTCAGAAGAATGGTATTTGACAGAGGTACAAGAGCATTTGTTCAGAAATCCACTGGATTCTTTAgcataaaagaagaaaactctgaTTTAAAAATTGTGTGTTGCGGCTGTGTGTCAGATTTCAGAAATGGAATTAACCTCCCTCATATTGTGATACAATGTAATAAAAAGAATAacgttttcaaatatcttctacTATTTCTTCACAGTACCAATACATTTGAAAAGCGTTTGAGTTTTCAACTAGGCCACGAGTTGCTGGATGGTGTAAGGGTCCTTAATGGCCCTTTAATTTTATGGAGATATGACAAAACATTCTTCTATATCTCTTCCAAAACACACCAAGTTGTTACTGTGTCTGTTAACTTTTCCTCTATTGAGTGGGCAGGGGAAATTGAAAatctaggtatggttttattagGACCAAGGAGATGTTCTTCAAACCAAAAGCCTTCAAAATCAGATTATGCATTTCGGAATACCAAGTTTGGTGTATACTCCCTTGAAAACGAAGAAGTAATAAGTGATACATACATTATCCCTCCTGCTTATAGCAGTGTGTTAACttgtgtgcatgtatatgcaACTGAGATGGTCAACAACCAGTTAAGAATGTCTCTGATTGCCCTTACTCAAAAGAATCAGCTGATTTCATTCCGAAATGGGACTCCTGAAAGTGTGTGCCAGCTTCCATTTGGAGATCCTTGTGCAGTTCAACTGATGgattcaggtggaggaggctTCCTTTTCGTTGTATCCTTTAGGTCCAATGATGCATGTGCTGTTTGGAAAAAGAACTTTCAG GTTGCTGCTAAGTGGGAAAAAGTTAGCTTAGTACTGATAGATGACTTTATTGGAATTGGAACTGAACAAGTACTGCTACTTTTTAAGGACTCCTTGAATTCAGATTGTCTGAGTTCATTTAAAATAACAGATCTGGACAACATAGACTATTCA actGAAACACTAGATTGCAATGAAGATGACTTGTTCGAAGAAATACAAGAGAATCGTTATTTGGTGATCCCACCTCTGGAAAGAAGATTGAAA GTTGATTTCATTTCTATTCAGGAATTACAGCGGCATCTCTTGCTTAAGgaaaaaatgatttcaaaatctTACAAAGCTTTAATAAACCTggttcaagggaaagatggtagtACATCAAGTGCAGAGGAG GAATGTCTTGTTACTCTTTGTggtaaagaagaaaatcctgtccATACCTTGGATGAAAAGTTATCAGACAATTTTCAAGATTCGGAACAGCTAGTAGAGAAGATATGGTATCGTGTAATAGATGATAGCTTGGTTGTTGGAGTGAAAATCACATCTTCTTTGAAGTT GTCCCTGAATCAGGTGACTTTATCGCTGTTAATGGATCAAGCCCATAGCTCCAGCTTTCAGCTTATTAAGTGTCAAAATAGGGTGATCAAGTTGAGTAGGGATTCCGTCCCAGCACCAAGCTCAGTGCCGTATGAAAGAGGATCAGAGGCAAAAAGGATCAAGTTGACTGGTCAtagtgaggaagaggaagaggaaatctTTGTTTGCAAGCAACCATCTGAGAAAGAGTGTGTACAGATAATTACTGCTATAACATCTCTTTCACCACTTCTagcattcaataatttttattgtattgtgCTGCTACAAATCAGGAAGAGAAAAAGTGGTAACTATTTTGAAGATCATTATATTCCGTGTGGTAGACTTTTTATAAGTCTAGAAGATCTTTCAAGTGGGAAATACCTAGTGAAATTGCCAAAGAAGAAAACTATCG AACACGTGGAAGATCTCTTTGCGCTTCTCACAGCATTGCGCAAAACTTGTTTTCAAATCACATCACCCAACTGTGCCCTGACTTCAATGAAGGTGTGGCTCTTAGAACGCATGAACTGTGAAGTAATCAAAGAATTTCCAGAAATATGCTTTTGTAAAACGCCAGGAAGTTTCTGTGGGACACTCTTCAATTGGAAACAGAGAACACCTTTTGAAGGGATTTTAGTAGTCTATTCCAG GAATCAAACAGTTTTGTTCCAGTGCCTTCATAATCTCATCAGAGTTCTCCCTGTAAACTGTTTCTTCAAAAATCTAAAATTAGGAAGTGAAGATTTGCTAATTGATCATTTGGCATTAAGTTTGGAGCAGGAATTGGTTACCCTTggttctctttcttctgccttcGTTAAAGTTGAAAACAACTTCGTGCAGAGGTGTGAAGCAAGCAAAGAAAAGAGTAGTGATGTTGTGACTGCTTTATCAGACAGAAAGGAAATCATCCATACCTACAGAAAAGAActtcagagagaaaagaaggaagcatTAGGGACGAACCTAAAAGTGAGTGGTGCCCTTTACAGAGAAATGACTTTGAAATTAGCTGAGGTTCAGCTGAAATCAGACCTTGCTGCACAGAAACTGAGTGGTTTATAA